The Polyangium aurulentum genomic interval CCGGCCGTGCGGTGGCGCTCGTAGCGCTCTCGGCTTCTTCCGCGTGCGTCGCGGAGGCCGACCTCGTGGTGGCGGGCAACGGGCCCACGGGCGTGCTCACCACGCGCTGGTCGATCGCCGGCGCGTTCAATGACCGGCTCTGCGCCGACTACTACGCCGACAAGATGGAGCTCGTGATCGTCGACGCGGGCGGCTCCGAGGTCGCGCGCGCTTATCAGTCGTGCGAGCAGTTCGAGATGAGCGTGGAGCTGCCGACGGGCTCGTACTCCGCCGACGCGACGCTGATCGGCTACGACGACGCGCCCGTGAGCACGACGCTCACGTTGCAGCCGTTCCGGATCGTCCGCGATACCGAGATCTTCGTCGACACCGATTTCCCGACGAGCTCGCTGCTCACGGTGCGGTGACGCCGGCCCCAGACGCATGCCGGCGCGAAAAGGTTGTGCCCGCGCGCCGGCATGCGTATGGCCCTGTCATGGTGAAGTCCCGAAGGGACGCGTCTTTGCGCGCGCGGATCGTCGACATCGCGCCGCTGACCGGCGTGCGTGCCGGTTCGGCGGTCGTCTTTTGCGACGGCCGGCTGCTTTTGATCCAGGATGACGCCCACGAGGCGGTGTGGGTCGACCCGCGGAGCCGCGCGCTCGAGAGGATCGCCCTCGAGGGCTCCGGCGAGCGCTTGCCCAAGCCGAAGAAGCCCGATTTCGAGGCGGCGTTCGTGGGCCCCGGCCGCGCGGTCACGATTCTGGGCTCGGGCTCCGCGGCGTCGCGGCGTCGCGCGGTGTGCATCCACCTCGATGATGGAGCCGTGCGCCATCACGATTGCGGGGGCATCTTCGACGCCCTTACCGCGCGCCTCGGCGCGAGCCCGAATGTCGAGGGCGCCATCCTCGCTGGCGACGTCCTGCGCCTGTTTCACCGCGGCGCGGGGCCCATCCCGAGCGCGGTCGTCGACGTGCCGGCGGCGGCCATCGAAGGAGGCGAAGCCTCCATTCTCGCGTTCACCCTCCACGACCTCGGCCACGCGGCCGGCGTTCCGCTCCATTTCACCGATGCGGTCACCCTCGGCGCGCTCTCTCTCTACCTCGCGGTCGCCGAGGATACGCCCAATGCGATCGACGACGGCCCGATCGCCGGCGCCGCCGTGGGTCTGATCGAAGGCGAATCGGCGCGCTTTGCGATTCTCGAAGAGCCCGACGGGCGGCCCACCGCGCGCAAGGTCGAGGGGATCGCGATCGACCCCAGCTCGGGCGAGACCTGGCTCGTCACCGACCCTGACGATCCCGATCGGCCCGCGGAGCTGTGCAGGCTCGCGCTGGAAGGGTTTGGCGAGACGAAGTAGGTTTTCCCGTCACCACAGCCGCCGTCGTGACGGCGTGAGGGCCTCCTCCGGGGTCACGAGGTCCGGCACCTTCCATCCCTCGAGATCGTACTCGCCGAGGCAGCGCTCCGCGAAGGCCTTGCAATGGTCGACGAGCCCGTTCGATGCCGCGGCGGAGAGCACGTCGACGCGCATCCCGTCCGCCGACTGCGTCTCGAGCCGCGGCAGGCCCTCGCTGCCGACCGCGTCCCAGAGCAGCTTCGTGAGCTTGACCCGGTCGAGCGCGGTATGACCGTTCGACCCGCGCACGAATCGCTCGAGGTAGGCCCGCGTCTCGGGGTTCATGAAATCGACGGCCTGCGCCGCCAGATACACGTGCCCGTTGCCCACCGTCCGCTCGATGAGCTCGCGCAGCCGCGGGTGGGCGAGCGTCGAGAAGATGCGGAAAGACAAACCATGGTCCGGGTTTGGCAGGACAGCATTGCCCGTCCAGGGGATCGGCGCCCGCGCCTGCGCCTCGGTCAGGCCCCAGAACAGGTTGCGGTACGAGAGCACCTCGCCGAGCGCGGCCTGTACCTCGCGCAGGTCGCCCGTGCCCGCCGCCTCGACGGTCCGCAAAAGGAGCCCCGCGACGAACTCGAGCTTCACGCTGAGCCGCGTGCTGCTCTGAAAGCTCGCGCGCGCCGTGAGCGCCGCCCGCTGGTACGATGCGCGCACGCCGCCCGCGTCGCCGTGAACGAGCACGTTCTCCCAGGGGATGAGCGCGCGGTCGAAGATCATGATCGCGTCGCTCTCGTCGAGCCGGCTCGTCAGCGGATGATCGAATGGGCTGCCGAGGTGCTTGGTCATCATCGCCGAGGTCGGCCGGCACATGAGCTTGATTCCCTGGGCGCTCATGGGCGCGACGAAGGAGAGCGAGAACTCCTCGCCGCGCGAGGGCCGAAGGCCGCGGTGCACGATGAGACCGTAATGGGAGAGCGCCGAGCACGTCGCGACCACCTTGGCGCCGCTCACGATGAGCCCCGAGCCCGTCTCCTCCTCGACGCGTATGGGCACCTCCTGCGAGCCTTCCTCGCGGCGCGTCGGCAAATCGGAGATCGCGTTATGGAAGAAGAGCGTGCGCTCGCAGCCCTCGCGATACCAGCGGCGCGCGTTGTCGTGATAGGGCTCGTAAACCTCGGGCGCGGCCCCGAGCGCGGCGAGCAGGTTCGCGCCCCCGTCGGGGCTCTGGCCCATCCAGCCGTACGTGATTCGCGCCCACTCCGCGATCGCGTCGCGCGCGCCCACGAGATCCTGGGCGCTGCGCGGCACGAGAAAGTATCGGTGCGCGGGGCCCCTGAGCGCCGTGTCTGCCTGTGCGGTGAGCAGGGCCTTGCGGGAGGGATCGTGCAGCGCGTCGTAGAGCCGCGCCATCATGCGTGCCGCGTTGCGGAACGCCGGGTGCGCGGTGACGTCGTCGATCCGCTCGCCGTGGATCCAGATCTCGCGCCCGTCCCGCAAGGTCTCGAGGTACTCCTTGCCGTTCAAGGGACGGATCGCGGGGCCGGGGGTTGCGCTCATGCATGTCTCCGAGAGAAGAGGGGCAGTCTAGCCCGGGTGGACTTGCGAGATCCAAAACGCGGCGCTCGTGCGTGCGTCCGCGCGCCCTGCCAGTTTCTTTTCCCTCCGCCTCGGGTCGTGGCAAGAAGGCGCGCGAACGGGACCATGCGGCGCCCTCTCCTCGGAACCATAACCATCGGCTTCGCGCTCTTTTCGTTCGCGGGTTGCACCGGCGAGGCGGGCGATCTCGATCTGCCCTGGGGCGGGACCCTCCCGCAGGAGAAACGCCGCGCCGCCGTCGAGCCCGAATGCGACGAGGAGCTGCCCCAGCTCACCCCCGAGGAGCTTGCGCGCCCTCCCTTCGCGCCGCCGCGGCTCGAGCGGTCCTCGCCGCGGAGCGGGGCTCCGCAGCGCTTCAACCTCCTGCCCGACGTCACGCTCGCGGACGCCGTGAGCGACAAGGTCGAGGCGATCGACGATGCCTATTTCCGCCGCACGGGCAAGCACGTGACCGTGACGAGCGGAACGCGCGACGCGGCGAGGCAGGCCAAGGCCATGTACAAGATGCTCCGCCTCGGCGGCGACGTGCTCCGGCTCTACCGCAACAAGGAGGCCGTGCGCGAGATCAAGCGCGCCTATGACGCGGGCCGCGCCTCGGGCAAGGCGCCCGACGACGTGGTCGCGTCCATGTATTCGGTGCTCCAGAGCCAGATCGCGCGCGGCGTCTACATCTCGGCGCACCTGCGCGCGGGCGCCGTCGACATCCGCAGCCGTGACATGTCCAGCGCTGAAAAGAAGGCGTTTGTCGCTGCCGTGGCGGATGCGAGGGGCGTGACCTTGCTCGAGGAGTCGACGCCGCCCCATTTTCACTTGCAGGTCGATTAGGTCATCTCTGCCCGCTCGCCTGCCGGGCTCGCTGCGCTGAGCACACCCAGCGCAGCGGCCTCGAGGCGATACCTGAGTGTCCGACGGGCTAGTAGTCGACGTGGTGCGACAGGCCCGGCTGCACGGTGGCGCCCATCATGGACGCCGACTCCATCTTGCTCCGGCCCGTGCCCTTGGCGGCGCGGTAATCGGTGAAGAGCGAGGAGATGATGGTCAGCACGCCCGTGGCGATGTGCGCGGCCGCGACGATCGGGTCCTTCTTGTAATAGCCGAGCACGAACGGCGCTGCGATGCACGACGCGCCCCAGACGTAGTCGATCACCTCGTGCACCTCGATCGGGATCACGTTCATCAGGCTCAGCCGGTAATCGGTCATGAGCGAGACCGACACGGTCGACACGCCAAGCACGAGGCCGGCGAGCTTCGCCTCGGACGTGTTACCGAAGAGCCCGGCCCCCACCGTGAGGAAGCCGTCCGCGTAGTCGGCGACCGAGTGGACGTCCATCGGGATGATCCGCTTGATGGGCAGGAGGCCGAAGAGCGGCTTCGACGGAATCTCGAGGGAGTCGGCGACGCTGCGGAGCTTCGAGACCACCATTCCCGGCGAGACGTTCTCCTCGATCTTGGGCATGAGGTCCTTGACGAAGTCCGTAGGAATTGCCTGTGCCATTTGTGCGCTCCTTTGCCGTGATTGAGAGCACCCGGCGCTTTGCAATCGGGGTGCCTGCCCGGGAGCATCCGAGCTACCTCGTGCCCATGCTCCTGCTCGCTCGCCCCGGGTGCGTCCGGGCGCATCCACCGGTGCTCGCTCGTGCTCGCTTGCTTTTCACCGGGAACGGTGGTTGCCTGCTGGGCCTGTCGGAGGATGCGAAGGCGAACGGTAGAGGCCGTGGCTCTGGGCGTGTTGATCGGTGTCGCAGCCGGCGTCGGCGGCTACACGTTCGCTTATGCCAAGGGCTACTCGTATCTGATGAACGACCCCGCCGCGTGCGCCAATTGCCACGTGATGTCGGAGCAATTCAGCGGCTGGACGGCCTCGAGCCACCGCGCCGTCGCCACCTGCAACGACTGTCACGCGCCGAGCGGCTTTCTCGCCAAGTACGCGAACAAGGCGTCGAACGGCTTCTGGCATTCATTCGCCTTCACGTCGGGTCGATTCCACGACCCCATCCAGATCAAACCGCACAACCTGGAAATCACCGAACGCGCCTGCCGCAAGTGCCACGCAGACCTCGCGGTCGCCATCGAAGGCCCGAGCGAGGACGAACGGAACGCGACCTCCTGCGTGAAGTGCCACCGTTCCGTCGGACACTTGCACTAGGCGCGCGATATCGAGGGAAGAACGATGGCGAAGGACGCAGGGGCCAAGGAAGCGCGGCAAACGGCGGCGGAAACGGAAGGCGGGGGCCGGCGCACGGTGAGGCTCGTCGCGGCCACGGCCGCCATCTCGGCCCTTGCGGCGGCGGGGGTGACGGCGCTGCTCGTCAATGTCTTCGAGCGCAAGCAGGAGGCGCGCAACCCGTTTTACCGCGTCGTCGAGATCTCCGACGAGACCGAGGACCCGGCGATCTGGGGAAAGAACTTCCCGCTCCAATACGATGGCTATCTCCGGACGGTCGACCAGGTGCGCACGCGCTTCGGCGGCAGCGAGGCCGTGCCCCACACGCCCACGAAAGCCGACCCGCGCTCGATCGTCGCCCAGTCGCGCCTCGAGGAGGACCCGAGGCTGAAGACGATGTGGGCGGGCTACGCGTTCGCCAAGGATTTCCGCGAGGAGCGCGGACACGCCCACATGCTCGACGACCAGACGTTCACCGAGCGCCAGCAGGTCGTCGTCCAGCCTGGCACCTGCATGCATTGCCACGCGTCGGTTTACCTGCCGTACAAGCGGCTCGGCAATGGCGACCTCATCAAGGGCTTCGAGGCGATGAACGGCATGCCCTACAGCGAGGCGCGCAAGCTCGTCGCGCACCCCGTCTCCTGCATCGATTGCCACGACCCGCAGACCATGCAGCTCCGCGTCACGCGCCCCGGATTCATCGAGGGCATCCGCTCGCTCGAGGCCTCGCGCGGCGTCGCCGATTACGACGTCAACCGCGACGCGTCACGCCAGCAGATGCGCAGCTACGTCTGCGGCCAGTGCCACGTCGAGTACTACTTCAAGGGACCCGAAAAGCGGCTCGTCTACCCGTGGGCGAAGGGCCTGAAGGTGGAGAACATCCTCGATTACTACGAGGAGGTGAAGCACAAGGACTGGGTCCACGCCGAGACCGGGGCCGAGGTCCTGAAGGCGCAGCACCCGGAGTTCGAGATGTACAACCAGGGCATCCACGCGCGCTCGGGCGTGGCCTGCGCCGATTGCCACATGCCGTACAAGCGCGAGGGCGCGCTGAAGATCAGCGACCACCACGTCCGCAGCCCGCTGCTCAACATCAACAACGCTTGCCAGACGTGCCACAAGTGGGACGAGGGCGAGATGCGGGCGCGCGTCGAGACCATCCAGGAGCGCACGTTCGAGCTGCGCAACATCGCCATGGATGCGCTCGTGCAGCTCATCGACGATATCGAGGCCGCGCGCGGCGCCGGCAAGACCGACGCCGAGCTCGAGGCGCCGCGCAAGCTCCAGAGGCGCGCGCAGTTCATGCTCGATTTCATCGAGGCCGAGAACTCGATGGGCTTCCACGCCCCGCAGGAGGCCGCGCGCATCCTCGGCAAATCGATCGACGCCTCGCGCCAGGGGCAAAACGCCCTGCGCGCACCGGCCCCGCCCGCCGCGCCTCCGCTCGAATCACCCCCGCCCGCCGCGAAATAGCGGCTATCGGCCGAGCTCCTCCCGCAGCCATCGCGCGATCTGGCCCCACACGGGCGCCGAGCTCGTCCGCGTCACGAGCCCCATGTGATCGGGAGCCTTTTCGCCCAGCTCGCCATGCCGCACCACGCGCGACGCCTTTCTCGCGCTCCCGACGAGGTCCATGAACCGCGCGACCGACTCCGGGTGCGCGAGCAGCCGATCGCCCTCGCTCGCCACGGAAAAGACGGGGATCTTCACGCGCCCGAGCGCGGTCAGGTAGTCGGTCCCGCCGTCGATGCTGCCAAAGCGATCCTCGGACCACATCTGCCAGAATTGTCGCACGTACGGCAGCGCCACCGCGTCGGTGCCCATCCGGAGCGGGCGAGGGTCGAAATGGCCCCAGCGCTCGGTCACGGCGAGCCAGCCGCGCAAGAAAGCCGCCTTCGCCGCCCCCCGTAGCCGGCTGCTCTCGAGCGAAGGCAGCCAGATGTTTCCCGCGATCGACACCATTGCGTCGGGACCCCGCTCGGGAAAAACTCCCGCCAATGCGAGCCCCGCGTGCGCTGCGAGGCTATGCCCCACGAGCGCCACCCGCTGCCCCCCGAACCGCTCCCGGGCGAACGCCACGAGGGCCGGGATGTCGCGGAGCACGAAATCATCGTACGTGTACGCTCCTCCGTCGCGCGCGCTCGGCCCGCTCTCGCCGTGACCTCGCAGGTCGAACATCACGACCCCGAGCCCCTCGGCCGCGAGCGCGCTCGCGAGCCCCTTTCCGCGCGGCCGATCCAGCGTCCGCCGGCTCGCCATCATCGCGTGACCGAGCACAGCCACACCTCGGCCGTCGCCCGCGGCGATCGCCTCGCCCCGGAGCACCCACCCGTCCTCCGTACGCACCGTGACAGGCTCGCTCTCGCTCATGGCGCGCAGGCTATCACCCGGGCGGCGGGAGCGGCGAGCGTCGGCTACAGTGGGCGCCATGTTCGACAAGGTTCCGTTCACCCTGCTCGCCGCTGTGCCCGGCGTGCCCCCGGGCTGGGTGATTCGCTATCTCCCCGCCTGGGCATACCAGGTCAGCGTGTACGGCGTCGCGATCTGGCAATGGGTCGCGCTCCCCGTCTCGTTCGTCCTGTCGCTCCTCGCCGGCCGCCTGCTCATCATGATCGTCGGGCGCGCGGCGATGCCCATTGCGAAGCGCACCAAGAATACCTGGGACGACGATCTGCTGGTCGCGCTGGGCAAGCCGGCCTCGCTGCTCGCGGGCGTGGGCACGTTCGCCGCGGTGGTCCCCGCCATCGCGCTGCGCAAGCCCGCGGACGACGTCGTGCACAAGATCATCGATGCGCTCGCGCTCGTGGGCCTGTTCTGGGCTTTCTTCCGCATCCTCGATCTCTTCGCCGATCGCCTCTCGGCGCGCATCGCGGCGACCCGCAACATCGACCCCGAGGAGCGCGGCGGCGCGCTGTCGCTCGTATCGACGGGCTCGAAGACGGCCAAGGTGGTGATCGTCATCTTCGCGGTCGCGGTGATTCTCGGGCAGCTCGGCGTGCAGGTCGCGGGCATCATTGCCGGCCTCGGGATCGGCGGTATCGCGGTCGCCCTCGCCGGCCAGAAGACGCTCGAGAACCTCTTCGGCTTCTTCACGCTCGGCGTCGACCAGCCGCTGCACATCGGCGATTTCGTCAAGGTCGATGACTTCGTGGGCACCGTCGAGCGGGTCGGCCTGCGCTCGACGCGCATCCGCACCCTCGACCGCACCATCATCACGCTGCCGAACGGGCGCCTCGCGGACATGCGCATCGAGAACTACACCGTGCGCGACCGGATTCGCCTCTATACTCGCCTCGGGCTCCTGTATTCGACGAAGCCCTCTGCGCTGCGCCAGATCCTCCAGGACATGCGCGCCTATCTCGCCGAGCGTCCGGGCATTTTCAAGGACGCCATCAGCGTCTTTTTCGTCGAGCTCGGTGACTCGGCGCTCGTCGTGGAGATCATGGTCTGGCTCGACACGCGCGAGGCGGGGGATTTCCCGCCCTGGAAGGAGGAGACGCTCCTCGGCCTGATGGAGATCGTGGAGAAGAACGGCTCGGGATTCGCTTTCCCCACCCGCACCATTCACGTCGATTCGATGCCCGCGATGCCCGGCGCTCCGCCCGCGCGTGCAGAGCTGCCCGCCGCCGCGCCCCCGTCCTGATTCCCCCTGGAAAATATTCGCCCCGAGCGGACCGCAGGGCCACTTTCACATTCATGGCGGAGCTCCCATGCTCGCTCGTGACGGAGCGATGCGCGCGAATGGCATCCTCGATGCCGATCTCGTGCGCCGTTTCGAAGGGAGGGGAACATCATGGGAAAGAAGAAGTTGCTGCTCGGGCGCGGCTCGGTGGTCGCGGGCCTCGCGTTCGGGCTGATGTCGCTCGTGGCGCCGGGATTGGCGCCGAAGGTCGAGGCGGCCGAGCCTTCCCAGGGCACCTCCGAGGCTGGCCAGAGCGCGGATCAGTCGCTGGCTGCCGAGCAGCTCGGGGAGCTCATCAGCACGTCGGGGCGGGGCGAGGTGAGTGTGCAGCCCGATTCGATGCGCGGCCAGATCGGCGTCGAGGTCCAGGCCGAGACGCTCGAGAGCGCGCGCGCCCAGCAGGCCCGCATGATGACCGCGGTCCTGAAGGCGATCGAGGAGCTCGGTCTTTCGAACCTCGAAACCCGGACCTCGCAGTTGCAGGTCTTCCCGGTCTACGAGAAGCAGTCGGCGGGCACGCAGGAGGCGAAAGTCGTGGGTTTCCGCGCTCGCAACACCGTGCGGGTCACGCTGCGGGGCTCGGCGCCCGAACAGCTCGGCGAGC includes:
- a CDS encoding SPW repeat domain-containing protein, encoding MAQAIPTDFVKDLMPKIEENVSPGMVVSKLRSVADSLEIPSKPLFGLLPIKRIIPMDVHSVADYADGFLTVGAGLFGNTSEAKLAGLVLGVSTVSVSLMTDYRLSLMNVIPIEVHEVIDYVWGASCIAAPFVLGYYKKDPIVAAAHIATGVLTIISSLFTDYRAAKGTGRSKMESASMMGATVQPGLSHHVDY
- a CDS encoding 4-hydroxyphenylacetate 3-hydroxylase family protein; this encodes MSATPGPAIRPLNGKEYLETLRDGREIWIHGERIDDVTAHPAFRNAARMMARLYDALHDPSRKALLTAQADTALRGPAHRYFLVPRSAQDLVGARDAIAEWARITYGWMGQSPDGGANLLAALGAAPEVYEPYHDNARRWYREGCERTLFFHNAISDLPTRREEGSQEVPIRVEEETGSGLIVSGAKVVATCSALSHYGLIVHRGLRPSRGEEFSLSFVAPMSAQGIKLMCRPTSAMMTKHLGSPFDHPLTSRLDESDAIMIFDRALIPWENVLVHGDAGGVRASYQRAALTARASFQSSTRLSVKLEFVAGLLLRTVEAAGTGDLREVQAALGEVLSYRNLFWGLTEAQARAPIPWTGNAVLPNPDHGLSFRIFSTLAHPRLRELIERTVGNGHVYLAAQAVDFMNPETRAYLERFVRGSNGHTALDRVKLTKLLWDAVGSEGLPRLETQSADGMRVDVLSAAASNGLVDHCKAFAERCLGEYDLEGWKVPDLVTPEEALTPSRRRLW
- the nrfH gene encoding cytochrome c nitrite reductase small subunit, which codes for MRRRTVEAVALGVLIGVAAGVGGYTFAYAKGYSYLMNDPAACANCHVMSEQFSGWTASSHRAVATCNDCHAPSGFLAKYANKASNGFWHSFAFTSGRFHDPIQIKPHNLEITERACRKCHADLAVAIEGPSEDERNATSCVKCHRSVGHLH
- a CDS encoding ammonia-forming cytochrome c nitrite reductase subunit c552 encodes the protein MAKDAGAKEARQTAAETEGGGRRTVRLVAATAAISALAAAGVTALLVNVFERKQEARNPFYRVVEISDETEDPAIWGKNFPLQYDGYLRTVDQVRTRFGGSEAVPHTPTKADPRSIVAQSRLEEDPRLKTMWAGYAFAKDFREERGHAHMLDDQTFTERQQVVVQPGTCMHCHASVYLPYKRLGNGDLIKGFEAMNGMPYSEARKLVAHPVSCIDCHDPQTMQLRVTRPGFIEGIRSLEASRGVADYDVNRDASRQQMRSYVCGQCHVEYYFKGPEKRLVYPWAKGLKVENILDYYEEVKHKDWVHAETGAEVLKAQHPEFEMYNQGIHARSGVACADCHMPYKREGALKISDHHVRSPLLNINNACQTCHKWDEGEMRARVETIQERTFELRNIAMDALVQLIDDIEAARGAGKTDAELEAPRKLQRRAQFMLDFIEAENSMGFHAPQEAARILGKSIDASRQGQNALRAPAPPAAPPLESPPPAAK
- a CDS encoding mechanosensitive ion channel family protein, producing MFDKVPFTLLAAVPGVPPGWVIRYLPAWAYQVSVYGVAIWQWVALPVSFVLSLLAGRLLIMIVGRAAMPIAKRTKNTWDDDLLVALGKPASLLAGVGTFAAVVPAIALRKPADDVVHKIIDALALVGLFWAFFRILDLFADRLSARIAATRNIDPEERGGALSLVSTGSKTAKVVIVIFAVAVILGQLGVQVAGIIAGLGIGGIAVALAGQKTLENLFGFFTLGVDQPLHIGDFVKVDDFVGTVERVGLRSTRIRTLDRTIITLPNGRLADMRIENYTVRDRIRLYTRLGLLYSTKPSALRQILQDMRAYLAERPGIFKDAISVFFVELGDSALVVEIMVWLDTREAGDFPPWKEETLLGLMEIVEKNGSGFAFPTRTIHVDSMPAMPGAPPARAELPAAAPPS
- a CDS encoding DUF6929 family protein, whose translation is MVKSRRDASLRARIVDIAPLTGVRAGSAVVFCDGRLLLIQDDAHEAVWVDPRSRALERIALEGSGERLPKPKKPDFEAAFVGPGRAVTILGSGSAASRRRAVCIHLDDGAVRHHDCGGIFDALTARLGASPNVEGAILAGDVLRLFHRGAGPIPSAVVDVPAAAIEGGEASILAFTLHDLGHAAGVPLHFTDAVTLGALSLYLAVAEDTPNAIDDGPIAGAAVGLIEGESARFAILEEPDGRPTARKVEGIAIDPSSGETWLVTDPDDPDRPAELCRLALEGFGETK
- a CDS encoding SIMPL domain-containing protein — protein: MGKKKLLLGRGSVVAGLAFGLMSLVAPGLAPKVEAAEPSQGTSEAGQSADQSLAAEQLGELISTSGRGEVSVQPDSMRGQIGVEVQAETLESARAQQARMMTAVLKAIEELGLSNLETRTSQLQVFPVYEKQSAGTQEAKVVGFRARNTVRVTLRGSAPEQLGEQVASIVDAGMGAGANLIEGVSFFLAEPQEVEEQALKLAVQEAEQRAQVMAEAAGVKAIRLHSLDGSPESGRPIFFESDSFAMAARSAEIATPVEPGEITISATVSAKFHFAKE
- a CDS encoding alpha/beta fold hydrolase — encoded protein: MSESEPVTVRTEDGWVLRGEAIAAGDGRGVAVLGHAMMASRRTLDRPRGKGLASALAAEGLGVVMFDLRGHGESGPSARDGGAYTYDDFVLRDIPALVAFARERFGGQRVALVGHSLAAHAGLALAGVFPERGPDAMVSIAGNIWLPSLESSRLRGAAKAAFLRGWLAVTERWGHFDPRPLRMGTDAVALPYVRQFWQMWSEDRFGSIDGGTDYLTALGRVKIPVFSVASEGDRLLAHPESVARFMDLVGSARKASRVVRHGELGEKAPDHMGLVTRTSSAPVWGQIARWLREELGR